The following are encoded together in the Bacillus sp. V2I10 genome:
- the motA gene encoding flagellar motor stator protein MotA translates to MDKTSLIGLILGLVAVFVGMFMKGVSPAVLLNPAALLIIIAGTIATVVTAFPTSEIKRVPKLFGVIFKEQQSHSIQELIPMFSEWAQVARKEGLLALEAKISDVEDPFLKNGLSMAVDGQNAEFIRDVMTEEIDAMEERHLAGASIFSQAGTYAPTLGVLGAVVGLIAALSHMDNTDELGKAIGAAFVATLMGIFTGYVLWHPFANKLKRKSKQEAKVKHVMIEGVLSVLEGQAPKAIEQKLATYLPAHERKQLFVEGESLDG, encoded by the coding sequence GCCGTTTTCGTCGGCATGTTTATGAAGGGTGTCAGCCCGGCTGTCCTGTTAAATCCGGCTGCATTGCTGATTATAATTGCCGGAACGATTGCAACTGTCGTAACCGCATTTCCCACAAGCGAGATTAAAAGAGTGCCGAAGCTCTTCGGCGTTATTTTTAAAGAGCAGCAGTCACACAGCATTCAAGAACTGATTCCCATGTTTTCCGAATGGGCCCAGGTTGCGAGAAAAGAAGGGCTGCTTGCACTTGAAGCTAAGATTTCGGATGTTGAAGATCCATTTTTAAAAAATGGGCTGAGCATGGCTGTTGACGGACAAAATGCTGAATTTATCCGGGATGTCATGACGGAAGAAATAGATGCCATGGAAGAGCGTCACTTAGCAGGAGCATCCATCTTTTCACAGGCGGGCACTTACGCCCCTACCCTTGGAGTACTTGGAGCAGTTGTCGGATTAATCGCTGCTCTTTCACATATGGATAATACGGATGAATTAGGGAAAGCGATTGGAGCAGCATTTGTGGCAACCCTTATGGGGATTTTCACGGGTTATGTTTTATGGCACCCTTTTGCAAATAAACTCAAAAGAAAATCCAAACAAGAAGCAAAAGTAAAGCACGTCATGATTGAAGGAGTGTTATCTGTTCTTGAAGGCCAGGCCCCGAAAGCAATTGAACAAAAGCTTGCCACCTACCTTCCGGCACACGAAAGAAAACAGCTTTTCGTGGAAGGAGAGAGTTTAGATGGCTAG
- the motB gene encoding flagellar motor protein MotB, with protein MARKKKQKHEEEHVDESWLLPYADLLTLLLALFIVLFAMSSVDAQKFQMLARAFNSTFTGGTGVLEYPSPIPDGEMEKLDQEKEKNPEKEQQETLEQEKLKEIQKKVNAYIAANRLETQLKTTLTDEGLLITILNDIFFDSGNSSIRKKDEQLAKEISKLLVMNPPRNIIVSGHTDNVPIQNAEFESNWHLSVMRAVNFMKLLLENEQLDPRAFSAKGFGEYNPVADNKTKEGQQKNRRVEILILPIEQNQ; from the coding sequence ATGGCTAGAAAGAAAAAACAGAAACACGAGGAAGAGCACGTTGATGAATCCTGGCTTTTGCCCTATGCCGATTTATTAACGCTATTGCTCGCCCTCTTCATCGTCCTATTTGCCATGAGCTCAGTAGACGCGCAGAAATTCCAAATGCTTGCCCGGGCTTTCAACAGCACGTTTACAGGCGGAACCGGCGTTCTTGAATACCCAAGTCCGATCCCTGACGGTGAGATGGAAAAGCTGGATCAGGAGAAGGAAAAGAATCCGGAAAAAGAACAGCAGGAAACACTCGAGCAGGAGAAATTAAAAGAAATTCAGAAAAAAGTGAATGCCTATATTGCGGCAAACAGGCTTGAAACACAATTAAAAACCACTCTGACGGATGAAGGACTTCTCATCACCATTTTAAATGATATCTTTTTTGATTCGGGCAATTCCTCCATCCGCAAGAAAGATGAACAGCTGGCGAAGGAAATTTCGAAGCTTTTAGTCATGAATCCTCCGCGGAATATTATCGTCAGCGGCCACACAGACAACGTGCCGATTCAGAACGCAGAATTTGAATCCAATTGGCACTTAAGTGTGATGCGCGCTGTAAATTTCATGAAGCTTTTGCTTGAAAACGAGCAGCTTGATCCTAGAGCCTTCTCTGCAAAAGGGTTTGGGGAGTATAATCCAGTTGCAGACAACAAAACAAAAGAAGGCCAGCAAAAAAACCGAAGGGTCGAGATTTTGATCCTTCCGATTGAGCAGAACCAGTAA
- a CDS encoding MarR family winged helix-turn-helix transcriptional regulator encodes MKDQQQIEQSLKLFIVLSRAHREINDQVNKHISSFGLNPTEFAVLELLYHKGEQPLQQIGGKILLASGSITYVVDKLEQKELLVRKACDKDRRVTFAQITDKGKKLIESIFPSHQERLDEIVGILTSEEKQTVIDLIKKVGYHARDLQD; translated from the coding sequence ATGAAAGATCAACAGCAAATCGAACAATCGTTAAAATTATTTATCGTTTTATCCCGTGCACACCGCGAGATTAATGATCAAGTGAATAAACACATCTCAAGCTTCGGGCTGAACCCAACAGAATTTGCCGTGCTTGAGCTCCTCTATCATAAAGGGGAACAGCCGCTTCAGCAAATTGGCGGGAAGATTCTATTAGCAAGCGGAAGCATCACATACGTAGTCGACAAGCTCGAACAAAAAGAACTGCTTGTCCGAAAAGCATGTGATAAGGACCGCCGCGTTACCTTTGCTCAAATTACGGATAAAGGAAAGAAATTGATCGAGAGTATTTTTCCATCTCATCAAGAGCGGTTAGATGAAATTGTCGGCATTCTGACATCAGAAGAAAAGCAGACCGTCATTGATCTTATAAAAAAAGTCGGCTATCATGCACGGGATCTTCAGGATTAA
- a CDS encoding bifunctional UDP-sugar hydrolase/5'-nucleotidase, protein MLQTSDIHGHILPLIYSTNEEQCLGLAKISTIIKKERNEHDNVLLIDNGDCIQGTPLTYYYAKKAADQRNPVIAAMNALGYDAAVIGNHEFNYGSDFLKKAADQSEFPWLSANITENGEPLLGKPYIMKTYCGVKVAVLGVTTHYIPNWEDPKHIEELSFHDAFQSAKHWTEYIKKNEKPDLLIVSYHGGFERDLKTGEPTEALTGENQAYQFCQEIKGIDVLLTGHQHRSISGELNGVTVVQPGFNGRFAGKIEITFAVNENGICVKEKTSKLVDLTINETDQSIIELIQPFERETQKWLDQPIGKISGNMLIEDPFAARMVKTAFIEFINKVQMDVSGTEISNTALFDNSSRGFPENPTMRDIVSNYIYPNTLKVLRLKGSDIRAALERSASYFMCGEDGAVIVNPKFQDPKPQHYNYDMWEGIEYILDVSKPVGDRVVLLEKKGKPLERDGEYDVVMNNYRASGGGEYTMFKGKEVIKEVPVDMSELIANYLLEKKEVQASLNHNWKVICS, encoded by the coding sequence ATCTTGCAGACGAGTGACATTCATGGTCATATTCTTCCGCTAATATACAGCACAAATGAGGAACAATGCCTAGGTCTTGCAAAAATTTCAACGATCATCAAAAAAGAGAGGAACGAGCATGATAACGTCCTTCTCATTGATAATGGAGATTGCATCCAGGGAACCCCGCTTACCTACTATTATGCGAAAAAAGCTGCAGATCAGAGGAACCCTGTCATAGCGGCTATGAATGCGCTTGGCTATGATGCAGCGGTAATCGGCAATCATGAGTTCAACTACGGCAGTGATTTTTTGAAAAAAGCTGCAGATCAATCTGAATTCCCATGGCTGTCCGCTAATATCACAGAAAACGGAGAGCCATTATTAGGCAAACCTTATATAATGAAGACATACTGCGGTGTAAAGGTTGCGGTTCTTGGGGTAACAACCCATTATATCCCGAACTGGGAAGATCCGAAGCATATTGAAGAACTCTCATTTCACGATGCTTTTCAATCGGCCAAGCATTGGACGGAATATATTAAAAAGAATGAGAAGCCTGATCTGCTTATCGTCTCATACCATGGCGGTTTTGAGCGTGACCTAAAGACGGGAGAACCGACAGAAGCGCTTACAGGTGAGAATCAGGCCTATCAATTTTGCCAGGAGATTAAGGGAATTGATGTGCTGCTCACTGGTCATCAGCATCGCTCCATTTCAGGTGAATTAAACGGAGTAACGGTGGTTCAGCCTGGCTTTAATGGACGCTTTGCCGGAAAAATTGAGATCACCTTTGCGGTTAATGAAAACGGAATATGCGTTAAAGAGAAAACATCAAAGCTTGTAGATCTAACCATTAATGAAACAGATCAGAGCATAATAGAATTGATTCAGCCTTTCGAAAGAGAGACACAAAAGTGGCTGGATCAGCCCATTGGAAAGATCAGCGGAAACATGCTGATCGAAGATCCTTTCGCAGCACGCATGGTGAAAACAGCTTTTATAGAATTTATTAATAAGGTACAAATGGATGTCTCAGGCACGGAGATCTCAAACACGGCTCTTTTTGATAATTCATCAAGAGGCTTCCCTGAAAATCCGACCATGCGTGACATTGTTTCAAACTATATCTATCCGAATACCTTGAAGGTACTTCGTTTGAAAGGCAGCGACATAAGAGCCGCTCTTGAACGTTCAGCCTCATACTTTATGTGCGGAGAGGACGGCGCAGTTATTGTGAATCCGAAGTTTCAGGATCCGAAGCCTCAGCACTATAACTATGACATGTGGGAAGGAATTGAGTACATACTTGATGTCTCAAAACCAGTCGGCGATCGGGTCGTGCTTCTTGAGAAAAAAGGAAAGCCGCTAGAACGTGATGGAGAATATGACGTTGTAATGAATAACTACAGGGCCTCAGGCGGGGGAGAATACACAATGTTCAAAGGAAAAGAAGTCATAAAAGAAGTTCCTGTTGATATGTCTGAGCTGATTGCGAACTATTTACTAGAGAAAAAAGAAGTACAAGCTTCTCTCAATCATAATTGGAAGGTCATTTGTTCTTAA
- a CDS encoding PAS domain-containing sensor histidine kinase — protein MLKDPNRIKKASIYFLVVLIPSLLINTCIYFYQKDKVMDLHRSEAAFMINIHKNQIDNLIQDTKARLESMALVLEEEKDENKIQRVLMQAYDQEPRFSGLYFVHKNGDITAASRKLMKTVNLQNRAFFKSAIATKQSTVSDAYFGNITGGYIVSVCTPIFNEKGEVTNLLVAALKVDYLKNIMNVISPRLNIKVVNESNHVLFASGSENAPSKLEPVRVYLDQIAWKLEGVPDSEISLKHAKDMIIYMLITFGILNIIFILIQNFLLKRRALIEQSQIDAQKVELVGMLAASTAHEIRNPLTGVKGFIQLLQEKYQDSEDQFYFSVIDKEIQRINEIVSEFLVLGKPTAHHHADHDINAIVLELSPLLGSEANLYNTEMDIRLYKEPLLINCTKDHIKQVLLNLAKNSLEAIDKNEGRLTIEVQKQGDFAVIRVIDTGKGIPEDVISKIFHPFFTMKDTGTGLGLVVCKRIISMYKGTIAIDSVLDRGTKVTIALPLSEKE, from the coding sequence TTGCTGAAAGATCCTAATCGAATAAAAAAAGCATCGATCTATTTTCTGGTCGTGCTGATCCCATCCCTGCTAATCAATACATGCATTTATTTTTACCAAAAAGACAAAGTGATGGATCTCCATCGTTCTGAAGCAGCATTCATGATCAACATTCATAAAAATCAGATTGATAATTTAATTCAAGATACAAAAGCAAGGCTGGAATCGATGGCGCTTGTGCTTGAAGAAGAAAAGGACGAGAATAAAATTCAGCGAGTGCTAATGCAGGCGTATGATCAGGAGCCGCGTTTTTCAGGTCTTTATTTTGTTCATAAGAATGGTGACATTACAGCAGCTTCCAGAAAATTGATGAAAACAGTTAACCTTCAAAACCGGGCTTTTTTTAAAAGTGCCATTGCAACCAAACAATCGACTGTATCAGATGCCTACTTCGGTAATATTACCGGAGGATATATTGTTTCCGTTTGCACGCCCATTTTTAATGAGAAAGGTGAAGTAACAAACTTATTAGTAGCAGCTTTAAAAGTAGATTATCTTAAAAATATCATGAACGTCATCAGTCCCAGATTGAATATTAAGGTAGTGAATGAAAGCAATCATGTTCTTTTTGCATCAGGCAGCGAGAATGCGCCATCAAAATTGGAGCCTGTTCGGGTTTACCTTGATCAGATCGCGTGGAAGCTTGAGGGTGTGCCTGATTCAGAAATAAGTCTTAAACATGCAAAAGACATGATCATTTACATGCTGATCACATTCGGAATCTTAAACATCATTTTTATTCTCATCCAAAATTTCCTTTTAAAAAGAAGAGCTTTAATTGAACAAAGCCAAATAGATGCTCAAAAAGTAGAGCTTGTCGGAATGCTTGCAGCAAGCACTGCCCACGAAATCAGAAATCCGCTGACAGGTGTAAAAGGGTTCATTCAGCTTTTGCAGGAAAAATATCAGGACTCTGAAGATCAATTCTATTTTTCTGTCATCGATAAAGAGATCCAGCGCATCAATGAAATCGTCAGCGAGTTTTTAGTGCTCGGGAAACCGACTGCCCATCACCACGCAGACCACGATATTAATGCGATTGTGCTTGAATTATCCCCGCTGCTGGGGTCTGAAGCTAATCTTTATAATACAGAAATGGATATCCGGTTATATAAAGAACCTCTGCTTATTAATTGCACAAAGGATCATATCAAACAGGTGCTGCTGAATTTAGCGAAAAATTCATTAGAAGCAATCGACAAAAATGAAGGCAGATTAACCATCGAGGTGCAAAAACAGGGAGATTTCGCTGTAATCAGAGTAATTGACACGGGAAAAGGCATACCGGAAGATGTCATTTCAAAAATCTTTCACCCTTTCTTTACCATGAAAGATACCGGCACAGGGCTCGGACTTGTCGTATGCAAACGGATCATCTCCATGTACAAAGGAACAATCGCCATTGACAGTGTATTAGATAGAGGGACGAAAGTGACAATTGCTCTTCCTTTATCAGAAAAAGAGTGA
- a CDS encoding aldo/keto reductase family protein has translation MQYRRLGRSGLKVSEISLGSWLTFGKTVDERSAADIIHKAYEAGINFFDSANVYERGKAEIVMSRALKPFPRDSYVLTTKAFWPMGDGPNDKGLSRKHIMEQVHASLKRMDLEYVDIFYCHRYDHETPLDETLRAIDDLIRQGKILYAGVSEWTAAQIQEAMSVADRYLLDRIIVNQPQYNMLHRDIEEEIIPMCENAGVSQVVWSPLAQGILTGKYKEGLIPKGSRASGENVNSWMKKILNDMVNRKVELLDQLAKEHDITLAQLALAWTLRQHNVASTLVGSSHPEQIIENAKASDVALGYNALQRIEEILTS, from the coding sequence ATGCAATATCGAAGGCTAGGCAGATCAGGGTTAAAGGTAAGTGAAATCAGTCTTGGAAGCTGGCTCACATTCGGCAAAACAGTTGATGAGCGGTCAGCAGCAGATATAATTCATAAGGCGTATGAAGCGGGAATCAACTTTTTCGACAGCGCGAATGTGTATGAGCGCGGAAAAGCAGAAATTGTCATGTCAAGAGCACTTAAGCCGTTTCCAAGGGATTCATATGTCCTGACGACAAAAGCTTTCTGGCCAATGGGGGACGGGCCGAACGATAAGGGGTTATCAAGAAAGCATATTATGGAACAGGTCCATGCAAGCTTAAAGCGGATGGATCTCGAATATGTCGATATTTTTTACTGTCACAGATATGATCATGAAACACCGCTTGATGAAACATTGCGGGCAATTGATGATCTTATTCGCCAGGGGAAGATCTTATATGCAGGAGTTAGCGAATGGACGGCTGCACAAATACAGGAAGCCATGAGTGTGGCAGACCGCTACCTGCTCGACCGGATTATCGTGAATCAGCCGCAGTACAATATGTTACACCGTGATATTGAAGAAGAAATTATTCCAATGTGCGAAAATGCCGGCGTTTCACAAGTTGTGTGGTCACCGCTTGCACAGGGGATTTTAACAGGGAAATATAAAGAAGGTTTAATCCCTAAAGGTAGCCGTGCATCCGGAGAAAACGTGAATTCATGGATGAAGAAAATCCTGAATGATATGGTGAACCGAAAAGTGGAGCTTCTGGATCAGCTTGCAAAGGAACACGACATCACACTTGCCCAGCTTGCTCTTGCCTGGACGCTGAGGCAGCATAATGTGGCAAGCACCCTTGTCGGTTCTTCTCACCCAGAGCAGATTATTGAAAACGCGAAGGCTTCGGACGTTGCATTAGGGTATAATGCGCTGCAGCGTATTGAAGAGATCTTAACGAGCTGA
- a CDS encoding ZIP family metal transporter translates to MTEVLIGSTLSALATGFGALPILFLQKTITHRWRDILLAFTAGIMMAASMMSLLPEALNQGGVFQVCAGLFLGVLVLTTLEKKIPHIDLEHSRYGIEFDQKAMLIIAAITLHNLPEGLSVGVSYASEQSETGNLIAFAIGLQNAPEGFLVALFLINQNIGKFKALLIATMTGAVEIVTSLLGFYLTSFVENLVPYGLSFAAGAMLFIIYKELIPESHGDGNERNATYSFILGILFMIVLIETL, encoded by the coding sequence ATGACTGAGGTTTTAATCGGAAGTACGTTATCAGCTCTAGCAACAGGATTTGGAGCTCTTCCCATCCTGTTTCTTCAAAAAACCATCACGCATAGATGGAGAGATATCCTGCTCGCCTTTACAGCCGGAATCATGATGGCGGCATCAATGATGAGTCTTCTGCCTGAGGCACTGAACCAGGGAGGAGTATTTCAGGTTTGTGCGGGACTTTTTCTGGGCGTGCTTGTTTTAACAACACTTGAAAAGAAAATCCCCCACATCGATCTTGAACATTCAAGATACGGAATCGAATTTGACCAGAAGGCTATGCTGATTATTGCTGCCATCACATTGCATAATCTGCCTGAAGGGTTATCAGTTGGGGTAAGCTACGCATCAGAGCAAAGTGAAACTGGAAATTTGATTGCTTTCGCAATCGGGCTTCAAAATGCTCCAGAAGGATTTTTGGTTGCCTTGTTCCTTATAAACCAGAATATCGGCAAATTCAAAGCCTTGCTAATCGCGACGATGACAGGTGCGGTTGAAATTGTCACTTCGCTGCTTGGTTTCTATTTAACTTCATTTGTAGAAAACCTTGTCCCCTATGGTCTGTCTTTTGCAGCGGGAGCCATGCTGTTTATCATCTATAAAGAACTGATTCCCGAAAGCCACGGGGACGGCAACGAGCGGAATGCGACCTATTCATTTATTCTCGGCATTCTCTTTATGATCGTACTGATTGAAACCTTATAA
- a CDS encoding aspartyl-phosphate phosphatase Spo0E family protein yields MTIEISKSQLLASIDSKRKEMIDTAREGGYTCEGAVQCSQELDMLLNKYQQILFEEENKTNPPFLQFIESMKKWTARDGLTI; encoded by the coding sequence ATGACAATCGAAATAAGCAAGTCTCAATTATTAGCGAGTATTGATTCTAAACGCAAGGAAATGATTGATACAGCAAGAGAAGGCGGATATACGTGTGAGGGCGCTGTTCAATGCAGTCAGGAATTGGACATGCTGCTAAATAAATATCAGCAAATTCTTTTTGAAGAAGAAAATAAAACGAATCCGCCATTTCTGCAATTTATTGAGTCTATGAAGAAATGGACGGCAAGGGATGGCTTGACTATATAA
- a CDS encoding catalase, whose product MNNDKNSKKPGTGEHDDTLTNRQGHPVTDNQNVRTVGNRGPTTLENYDFLEKISHFDRERIPERVVHARGAGAHGYFEAYGKAGDEHVSKYTRAKLFQEKGKKTPLFIRFSTVVGARESTETARDPRGFAVKFYTEDGNWDLVGNNLKIFFIRDPLKFPDMIHAFKPDPVSNLTDPERMFDFVSQSPEAIHMITFVFSPWGIPANYRQMQGSGVNTYKWVNKNGEAVLIKYHWEPINQKIKNLTQKEAEVIQAKNTSHATQDLYEAIEKGDYPEWELCVQIMSDDEHPELDFDPLDPTKLWPKEEFPFLPVGKMVLNKNPENYFSEVEQASFGTGVLVDGLDFSDDKLLQGRTFSYSDTQRYRVGTNYLQLPINAPKKRVATNQQGGQMEYQVDLASGQNPHVNYEPSVLGGLKEAEQIGKVHEPQYNEKLVRQKIGRSNDYGQAGDTYRAFEEWEKEELISNLTDALKVCSPQIQQKMIEHFTNCDKDYGMRLADSLEKSSQMKDHSSSAAAEQTVKKAEKMGHEADPY is encoded by the coding sequence GTGAACAATGATAAAAACAGCAAGAAACCTGGAACAGGAGAACATGATGATACCTTAACAAATCGTCAGGGACATCCTGTTACAGACAATCAAAATGTAAGAACGGTCGGCAATAGGGGTCCGACAACACTTGAGAATTATGACTTTTTAGAAAAAATTTCGCACTTTGACAGAGAACGGATACCTGAAAGAGTGGTACATGCCCGGGGAGCAGGTGCCCATGGATATTTTGAAGCATATGGAAAAGCTGGTGACGAGCATGTGTCAAAATATACCCGGGCGAAATTGTTTCAAGAAAAGGGTAAAAAAACACCTTTATTTATCCGTTTTTCAACAGTAGTAGGAGCAAGGGAATCTACTGAAACTGCCCGTGATCCAAGAGGATTTGCGGTTAAATTCTACACAGAAGATGGAAACTGGGATCTTGTCGGGAACAATTTAAAAATATTTTTTATCCGCGATCCTTTGAAATTCCCTGATATGATTCATGCGTTTAAACCAGACCCTGTTTCTAATCTGACGGATCCGGAGCGGATGTTTGATTTTGTTTCACAATCTCCAGAAGCCATACATATGATCACGTTTGTCTTTTCACCATGGGGAATACCTGCTAATTACCGGCAGATGCAGGGCTCAGGAGTAAATACATATAAATGGGTGAATAAAAATGGAGAGGCAGTTCTAATTAAATATCATTGGGAACCTATCAATCAAAAAATTAAAAATCTCACACAAAAAGAAGCTGAAGTCATTCAGGCAAAAAATACGAGCCATGCTACACAGGATTTATACGAAGCAATTGAAAAAGGAGACTATCCTGAATGGGAGCTGTGTGTTCAGATAATGAGTGATGATGAACATCCTGAGCTCGACTTTGATCCATTAGATCCGACAAAGCTATGGCCCAAAGAGGAGTTTCCTTTCTTGCCAGTCGGCAAAATGGTGTTAAACAAGAATCCGGAAAATTACTTTTCCGAAGTAGAACAGGCATCATTTGGGACGGGCGTCCTGGTGGATGGACTTGATTTTTCAGATGACAAGCTGCTGCAGGGAAGAACCTTCTCCTATTCAGATACACAGCGATACCGTGTCGGAACAAACTATCTGCAGCTGCCGATAAATGCTCCGAAAAAACGCGTTGCAACTAATCAGCAGGGCGGACAAATGGAGTATCAAGTTGATCTTGCATCCGGTCAGAATCCGCATGTGAATTATGAGCCTTCTGTACTGGGAGGATTAAAAGAAGCAGAACAGATTGGGAAAGTCCATGAGCCCCAGTACAATGAAAAACTGGTCAGGCAAAAAATCGGCCGTTCAAATGATTATGGGCAGGCAGGAGATACTTATCGTGCATTTGAGGAGTGGGAAAAAGAAGAGCTGATTTCAAATTTAACAGATGCGCTTAAAGTATGCAGCCCTCAAATTCAGCAAAAAATGATTGAACATTTTACAAATTGTGACAAGGATTATGGCATGCGTTTAGCTGATAGTCTGGAAAAATCCAGTCAAATGAAAGATCACTCCAGTTCTGCAGCTGCTGAACAAACAGTAAAAAAAGCTGAAAAAATGGGTCATGAAGCAGATCCTTATTAA
- the cbpA gene encoding cyclic di-AMP binding protein CbpA, whose protein sequence is MGKRKIRYNFVKKEDVRYCKAESTVKEAYELLRESGYRSIPVLRENGTAFAGLIYKVDLLDHYVEKQGNDEDSIEALIQDQDAFVYEEDSFFKTFLTIRRLPFLAVLNDKEEFSGIITHGNVMDVLEDSFGMKTGGYILTVGTKEHKGVIKDLVSTIKDVNIEGLLTLDNGDTYLRRIIINLSHDVSEKKLNKIIKKLEEKDFRVTSVDDVNLREKVLTK, encoded by the coding sequence ATTGGAAAGAGGAAGATTCGCTACAATTTCGTGAAAAAAGAGGATGTCAGGTACTGCAAGGCGGAAAGCACAGTAAAGGAAGCTTATGAATTGCTGAGGGAGTCAGGGTACCGGAGTATTCCCGTGCTTAGAGAGAATGGCACAGCGTTTGCCGGCTTAATCTATAAAGTTGATCTCCTTGATCATTATGTAGAAAAGCAGGGCAATGATGAGGATTCGATCGAGGCTCTAATTCAGGATCAGGATGCGTTTGTTTATGAAGAGGATTCTTTCTTTAAGACATTCCTTACTATCAGACGTCTTCCATTTTTAGCGGTGCTGAATGATAAAGAGGAATTTTCAGGCATTATTACGCACGGTAATGTCATGGATGTACTTGAGGATTCGTTTGGCATGAAGACAGGCGGCTATATTCTGACAGTCGGCACGAAAGAGCATAAAGGAGTGATTAAGGATCTTGTCTCAACGATTAAAGATGTGAACATCGAAGGACTTCTGACGCTCGATAATGGCGATACATATTTAAGAAGAATCATCATCAACCTCTCTCATGACGTTTCTGAGAAAAAGCTGAATAAAATAATTAAGAAGCTAGAAGAAAAAGATTTCCGGGTAACGTCAGTTGATGATGTGAATCTCAGAGAAAAAGTATTGACAAAGTAA
- a CDS encoding acireductone dioxygenase has product MATIRLQETNERIADQKEVAAFLESQEVIYEHWDIEKLPEALRENYSLSDEQKEEILQVFKDEIANISERRGYKAQDVISLSDRTPNLDQLLKNFKQEHHHTDDEVRFIVSGHGIFIIQGKDGSFFDVELNPGDLISVPPNIRHYFTLQEDRKVVAVRIFVTSEGWVPIYEKEEQQA; this is encoded by the coding sequence ATGGCAACGATACGATTACAGGAAACAAATGAAAGAATCGCGGATCAAAAGGAGGTTGCTGCCTTTCTTGAGTCTCAGGAAGTCATCTATGAGCACTGGGATATCGAGAAGCTGCCGGAAGCTTTAAGAGAGAATTACAGTCTTTCTGATGAGCAAAAAGAGGAAATTCTGCAAGTATTCAAGGATGAAATCGCGAACATCTCAGAGCGACGCGGTTACAAGGCTCAGGATGTCATCTCTCTATCTGACAGGACGCCGAATCTTGATCAACTATTGAAAAATTTTAAGCAGGAGCATCATCACACAGATGACGAAGTACGCTTCATCGTCAGCGGCCACGGCATATTCATCATTCAGGGAAAAGACGGCTCGTTTTTTGATGTTGAACTCAACCCTGGCGACTTAATCTCCGTACCGCCAAACATTCGCCACTATTTTACTCTTCAGGAGGACCGCAAAGTTGTCGCAGTCCGCATTTTCGTTACATCTGAAGGCTGGGTGCCGATCTACGAAAAAGAAGAGCAGCAGGCATAA
- a CDS encoding methylthioribulose 1-phosphate dehydratase, producing MSLLNQRWSELAAVKRELAERDWFPGTSGNLAIKVKTEPLSFLVTSSGKDKRIETNEDFLLVDQDGEALEETKLKPSAETLLHVEIYNRTNAGCSLHVHTVDNNVISELYGDDGGVTFKGQEIIKAFGLWEEDAEWHIPIIENAAHIPALAADFGKYVTGNSGAVLIRNHGITVWGKDAFEAKKILEACEFLFSYHLKVLSLKQAKLLTIRA from the coding sequence ATGAGTCTTTTAAATCAGCGCTGGAGCGAGCTTGCCGCGGTTAAACGCGAGCTTGCTGAGAGGGATTGGTTTCCAGGTACAAGCGGAAACCTGGCGATTAAGGTAAAAACAGAGCCGCTCTCGTTTTTAGTGACTTCAAGCGGTAAGGATAAACGGATTGAGACGAATGAAGATTTCCTATTGGTCGATCAGGATGGAGAAGCCCTTGAAGAAACAAAACTGAAGCCTTCTGCTGAAACCCTGCTTCATGTAGAAATCTATAATCGTACGAACGCAGGCTGCAGCCTCCACGTCCATACTGTTGATAACAATGTCATCTCTGAGCTCTACGGCGATGACGGCGGCGTTACGTTTAAAGGACAGGAAATCATTAAAGCATTTGGACTTTGGGAAGAAGATGCAGAGTGGCATATTCCAATTATTGAAAATGCGGCTCATATACCTGCTCTCGCAGCTGACTTTGGCAAGTATGTGACCGGAAACTCCGGTGCTGTTTTGATCCGCAATCATGGCATTACCGTTTGGGGCAAAGATGCTTTCGAAGCCAAAAAAATCCTGGAAGCATGTGAATTTCTATTTTCCTATCATTTAAAAGTCCTATCTTTAAAACAAGCTAAATTGCTCACAATAAGAGCTTAA